One segment of Leuconostoc lactis DNA contains the following:
- the rpmA gene encoding 50S ribosomal protein L27, with amino-acid sequence MLMNQENLQMFAHHKGGGSSANGRDSAGRRLGTKVADGQALKAGSIIYRQRGTHIYPGVNVKKGGDDTLFALTDGVVKFERKGRDKRQVSVYTREQYNEILAAAK; translated from the coding sequence ATGTTGATGAATCAAGAAAACTTACAAATGTTCGCGCACCACAAGGGTGGCGGATCTTCAGCCAACGGTCGTGATTCAGCTGGTCGTCGTCTAGGAACTAAGGTTGCTGACGGACAAGCTTTGAAGGCTGGCTCAATCATTTATCGCCAACGTGGTACACACATCTATCCAGGTGTGAACGTTAAAAAGGGTGGCGATGACACATTGTTTGCTTTGACAGACGGTGTTGTTAAGTTCGAACGTAAGGGTCGTGACAAGCGCCAAGTATCTGTTTACACACGTGAACAATACAACGAAATCTTGGCAGCTGCTAAGTAA
- a CDS encoding M24 family metallopeptidase, with protein sequence MTNYFESRIAKLQKLLKKLDLDGLVVYQGANTKYLTGFDGGTGDGVVVVGPNRARLITDARYEEDYKDRLPEGVDFMVTRAYYEAAAQTAVEFGIKRLGFEASMPYAVYDVMDELLPADISFDAVPEAIEALREVKDEAELAALRRAADASIKAFNDLMAFIKPGMTERQVANELDRLQKFYGAEKASFDTIVASGYRAALPHGEATDKVIAPGELVTIDFGYYVDDYTSDITRTIAIGEVDEELQKIYHIVKQANENAIDVIKPGISGSEVDRVAREYITEHGYGEAYNHSTGHGVGLDIHEGPALSARSSDEMQAGHLLTIEPGIYLAGKGGVRIEDDVIVTPTGYENLTASLPKDLLVIEA encoded by the coding sequence ATGACGAACTATTTTGAATCACGCATTGCTAAATTACAAAAACTCTTAAAAAAGCTCGATCTCGATGGGTTGGTGGTCTATCAAGGCGCCAACACAAAGTATTTGACAGGGTTTGACGGTGGCACTGGCGATGGTGTGGTCGTGGTTGGTCCCAATCGGGCACGTCTGATTACTGATGCCCGCTATGAAGAAGACTATAAGGATCGTTTGCCTGAAGGGGTCGATTTTATGGTCACACGGGCGTATTATGAAGCAGCCGCTCAAACAGCGGTTGAATTTGGCATTAAGCGGTTGGGCTTTGAGGCCAGCATGCCTTATGCTGTTTATGATGTGATGGATGAACTCCTACCAGCTGATATCAGCTTTGATGCCGTACCAGAAGCGATTGAAGCACTTCGTGAAGTGAAAGATGAAGCTGAATTGGCTGCGCTACGCCGTGCAGCAGATGCCTCAATTAAGGCCTTTAATGATTTGATGGCTTTCATTAAGCCTGGTATGACAGAACGTCAAGTGGCGAATGAATTGGATCGTTTGCAAAAGTTTTATGGCGCAGAAAAAGCGTCATTTGATACGATTGTGGCATCTGGTTATCGTGCGGCCTTGCCTCATGGGGAAGCCACTGATAAAGTGATTGCACCTGGTGAATTGGTGACGATTGACTTTGGTTACTATGTTGATGATTACACATCAGATATTACACGGACCATTGCGATTGGCGAAGTGGATGAAGAATTGCAAAAAATTTATCATATTGTCAAGCAAGCGAATGAAAATGCCATTGATGTGATTAAGCCAGGTATTTCTGGTAGTGAAGTTGACCGTGTCGCGCGTGAATACATTACTGAACATGGTTATGGCGAAGCCTACAACCACTCAACAGGTCATGGTGTGGGCTTAGACATTCATGAAGGGCCAGCGCTAAGTGCGCGTTCAAGTGATGAAATGCAAGCTGGTCACTTACTCACGATTGAACCAGGAATTTACTTAGCTGGTAAGGGTGGCGTGCGGATCGAAGACGATGTGATTGTGACACCAACTGGTTATGAAAACTTAACGGCAAGTTTGCCTAAGGACTTGCTAGTGATTGAGGCATAA
- the rplU gene encoding 50S ribosomal protein L21, translated as MAYAVIVTGGKQYKVAEGDTIFVEKLDAAEGEKVTFDQVVLVDGKVGTPFVDGAKVTGTVEKQGKQKKVITFKYKAKKNMHSKQGHRQPYTRVKIDSIA; from the coding sequence ATGGCATACGCAGTTATTGTTACAGGCGGCAAGCAATATAAGGTCGCTGAAGGCGACACAATCTTCGTCGAAAAGTTGGATGCAGCTGAAGGTGAAAAGGTAACTTTTGACCAAGTTGTTTTGGTTGATGGCAAGGTTGGAACACCTTTCGTTGACGGTGCTAAGGTTACTGGTACTGTTGAAAAGCAAGGTAAGCAAAAGAAGGTTATCACTTTCAAGTACAAGGCCAAGAAGAACATGCATTCTAAGCAAGGCCACCGCCAACCATATACACGCGTGAAGATTGATTCAATCGCGTAA
- a CDS encoding TetR/AcrR family transcriptional regulator, whose protein sequence is MVKREDARVLRTKKAIEEATVSLITSQPDFSITTLLSRAQVTRGTFYKYYKNKEHLISEVNNNLLVEFTQHIQGQFRVAKMIQAISARAAFYNAVLNLHSDGIYFATLMSRMRTQMLTQLGNLEDEAYHRQMVYQWEAVIGAFWALISKWLLDNMDLDQVALLQEFTDILRVNTTAVSQTGLNLFDFDMTN, encoded by the coding sequence ATGGTTAAAAGAGAAGATGCTCGTGTTTTAAGAACCAAAAAAGCGATTGAAGAAGCAACGGTAAGCTTAATTACGAGCCAACCGGATTTTTCAATCACCACACTTTTGAGCCGTGCGCAAGTGACGCGGGGTACTTTTTATAAGTACTACAAAAATAAGGAACATTTGATTTCAGAAGTGAATAATAACTTATTGGTCGAATTTACCCAACATATTCAAGGTCAATTCCGTGTCGCTAAAATGATTCAGGCGATTAGTGCCCGCGCTGCCTTTTATAATGCGGTGTTGAATTTGCATAGTGATGGGATTTATTTTGCCACCTTGATGTCACGTATGCGAACGCAAATGTTGACGCAACTCGGCAACCTTGAAGATGAGGCGTATCATCGGCAAATGGTCTATCAGTGGGAAGCGGTCATCGGCGCCTTTTGGGCCTTAATCTCAAAATGGTTGTTAGATAATATGGATTTAGATCAAGTCGCGCTCTTGCAGGAATTCACGGATATTTTGCGCGTGAATACCACTGCGGTAAGTCAAACTGGTTTAAATTTGTTTGATTTTGACATGACCAATTGA
- a CDS encoding IS3 family transposase, which yields MSLAERAVVDMSENAKYSQTKLLAVMNVPSSTFYSHKAPKSPTEHDLQDALIIEKIQEIVDAHEFNNSYGIKRMVQELADQYDIHTGEHRVHRLMQKIEYKSVITQSYKGNRGRPVVERDNLVKDIIIERPYQVLTTDVTYLVMPDKQKLYKASVLDWFTGDVIGAVVGYDMTSDLTKRALQTAMRQIPKSILNAETSIILHSDNGSHFISEEYEDTVSFYGLMHSFSSPGHPEHNTIIENYHSFFKSEFFNPRRLSWSINAIIAGAHRYDYWWNTTRISTKTRPAAIPLAA from the coding sequence ATGAGTTTAGCGGAGCGCGCCGTCGTCGATATGTCTGAAAATGCGAAATATTCTCAAACCAAGTTGCTTGCGGTCATGAATGTGCCCTCAAGCACTTTTTATTCGCACAAAGCTCCAAAATCGCCCACAGAACACGATTTACAAGACGCTCTGATAATCGAGAAAATTCAAGAAATCGTTGACGCGCACGAGTTCAATAATTCCTACGGAATTAAGCGTATGGTGCAGGAATTGGCCGATCAATATGACATACATACCGGTGAACACCGTGTTCATCGCTTGATGCAGAAGATTGAATATAAGTCTGTTATCACTCAGTCTTATAAAGGAAATCGCGGCCGTCCAGTTGTTGAACGCGACAATCTGGTTAAAGACATTATCATTGAACGACCATACCAAGTTCTCACAACTGATGTAACTTACCTGGTGATGCCAGATAAGCAGAAACTCTATAAAGCCAGCGTTCTAGACTGGTTTACCGGTGATGTCATTGGTGCCGTCGTTGGCTATGATATGACATCTGATTTAACTAAACGAGCACTTCAAACAGCTATGCGTCAAATTCCTAAATCGATTCTCAACGCCGAAACATCAATCATTTTGCACTCAGATAACGGTTCCCACTTCATCAGTGAGGAATACGAAGATACCGTCTCATTTTATGGCCTCATGCACTCATTCAGCTCACCGGGGCATCCCGAGCACAACACAATCATCGAAAACTATCACTCATTTTTCAAATCAGAATTCTTCAACCCACGTCGCTTAAGTTGGTCAATCAATGCGATTATTGCAGGAGCGCACCGCTATGACTACTGGTGGAACACCACCAGAATATCTACAAAGACCCGTCCGGCAGCTATACCACTTGCTGCTTAA
- a CDS encoding transposase, whose protein sequence is MTTRNYYSPEQKAAIAALHWDEKQTLSQISRENKISISAVRRWVREYSPAVSDNGEKITKKTVSELEARIAELEQDNQILREAVTLMDKYSREQIKKSNRR, encoded by the coding sequence ATGACTACACGAAATTATTATTCCCCTGAACAGAAGGCAGCTATCGCTGCCCTACATTGGGATGAAAAACAAACATTAAGCCAAATTTCACGTGAAAATAAAATCTCAATAAGCGCCGTTCGGCGCTGGGTCCGTGAGTATTCACCTGCGGTGAGTGACAATGGCGAAAAAATTACCAAGAAAACAGTCTCTGAACTTGAAGCGAGAATTGCCGAACTCGAACAAGATAACCAAATTTTGCGTGAAGCAGTCACTTTAATGGACAAATACTCACGTGAACAGATAAAAAAATCCAACCGACGATGA
- a CDS encoding metallophosphoesterase family protein — MNFFTADTHFFHRDLLYGGFFAPREQFVTVDQMNETIVANWNARVKSTDTVYHLGDIMLAVDRPAKQMMAEMLVYLQRLNGRLVLIKGNHDTSAFLKYLLAHNDIDDKGRPKFSVHEVGTRMKFAHYEVFLTHYPLLFGLTKNKINLHGHIHHASIHHKENINVGIDSPDRDYLPTDSVPFGAPLSEAEVVAIILGKRRDYLQRQ; from the coding sequence ATGAATTTCTTTACGGCTGATACCCATTTTTTTCATCGTGACTTACTGTATGGGGGCTTTTTTGCGCCACGAGAGCAATTTGTGACCGTTGACCAAATGAATGAAACCATTGTTGCTAATTGGAATGCGCGGGTAAAATCAACCGATACGGTGTATCATTTAGGTGATATCATGCTGGCAGTTGATCGACCAGCGAAGCAAATGATGGCGGAAATGTTGGTCTATTTGCAACGGCTTAATGGCCGGCTGGTGCTGATCAAAGGTAATCACGACACGTCAGCGTTTTTGAAATATTTATTGGCGCATAATGACATAGACGACAAGGGACGGCCAAAATTTAGCGTCCATGAAGTCGGTACGCGCATGAAATTTGCCCACTACGAAGTCTTTTTAACACATTATCCGTTGTTATTTGGTTTGACTAAGAATAAGATCAACTTACATGGTCATATTCATCATGCTAGCATCCACCATAAAGAAAATATTAACGTCGGGATTGATTCACCCGATCGTGATTATTTACCGACAGACAGTGTGCCTTTTGGCGCACCGTTAAGTGAGGCAGAAGTGGTCGCGATTATTTTAGGTAAACGACGCGATTATTTACAACGACAATAA